From Thermoflavifilum aggregans, a single genomic window includes:
- a CDS encoding sensor histidine kinase produces the protein MKRRAIIKQKSTRFITYFYFFLLVYTLAALIWWGISLFHQSEIITESQQRYLRLTVDSLQHPVLFQQEMARIAHEERMREFKYWGEGITFLLVILIGAAYVYRATRRQILLSRQQNNFMMAVTHELKSPIAALQLNLETLLKRKLDPEKQQKLLESMIAETTRLNHLCNNMLLASQFESRQYQMVKEQLNLSELVEQCVLQQQRRVHTHTLVSHIDKDVWIKGDMLTLSLAINNLIENAVKYSPKGSTVEISLHKDQAMAVISVADEGSGIPDAEKTKIFNRFYRIGNENTRKTKGTGLGLYLTQKIVQEHRGIIRVLDRKPQGSIFEIAFPLTRDIIS, from the coding sequence ATGAAACGCAGGGCCATCATCAAACAAAAAAGCACTCGTTTCATCACTTATTTTTATTTCTTTCTGCTGGTGTATACGCTAGCAGCATTGATCTGGTGGGGTATATCCCTGTTTCACCAGAGTGAAATCATTACTGAAAGCCAGCAGCGTTACTTGCGTCTGACGGTGGATAGCCTGCAGCATCCTGTATTGTTTCAGCAAGAGATGGCGCGTATTGCACACGAAGAACGGATGCGGGAATTCAAATACTGGGGCGAAGGCATTACTTTTCTGCTGGTCATCCTGATAGGTGCAGCTTATGTATATCGGGCTACCCGCCGGCAGATTTTGCTTTCGCGGCAACAAAATAATTTTATGATGGCCGTTACCCATGAACTAAAATCACCGATTGCAGCCCTGCAACTCAATCTGGAAACCCTGCTCAAACGCAAACTGGATCCCGAAAAACAGCAAAAACTGCTGGAAAGCATGATTGCTGAAACTACCCGGCTGAATCATCTGTGCAATAACATGCTTCTTGCCTCGCAGTTTGAGAGCAGGCAATACCAGATGGTAAAGGAACAACTGAACCTGAGCGAGCTGGTAGAGCAATGCGTATTACAGCAGCAACGCCGTGTGCATACGCATACACTAGTAAGCCATATCGACAAAGATGTGTGGATTAAAGGCGATATGCTTACCCTAAGCTTGGCTATCAATAACCTGATTGAAAATGCAGTTAAATATTCTCCCAAAGGAAGCACGGTAGAAATCAGCCTGCATAAGGATCAGGCCATGGCCGTTATATCGGTGGCCGATGAAGGCAGCGGCATACCCGATGCAGAAAAAACCAAAATCTTTAACAGATTTTACCGAATTGGCAATGAAAATACCCGCAAAACCAAAGGCACCGGCCTTGGACTTTATCTTACCCAGAAAATTGTGCAGGAACACCGCGGCATCATTCGGGTGTTGGACAGAAAGCCGCAGGGCAGTATATTTGAAATAGCATTTCCGTTAACCCGGGACATTATTTCCTGA
- a CDS encoding YicC/YloC family endoribonuclease → MLRSMTGYGRAEKHENGWTVVVEIRSLNGKQLDANIKLPASLKPYEPEIRSLLQQHLQRGTIDLTINLQQYQSQNPLLLNMELARQYYQSLQQLAAALQLPVEWQQHILSILIKLPDVITPAIDILPEKDWLQVKNALMEAIQALNDHRQQEGLAMEQALRGYVQRILQYLQEIRKQDPIRREKLRQRLEESLQEYFSREQIDQNRLEQELIYYIEKMDITEEQIRLENHCRYFEQILDEPDVVKGRKLSFLLQEIGREINTTGSKASDAQIQQWVVLMKDELEKAKEQVLNVL, encoded by the coding sequence ATGTTGAGATCGATGACCGGATACGGACGCGCAGAAAAGCATGAAAACGGATGGACAGTAGTGGTGGAAATTCGTTCCCTGAATGGCAAACAACTCGATGCAAATATCAAATTACCTGCATCCCTGAAGCCTTATGAACCGGAAATCCGTTCTTTGCTGCAGCAGCATTTGCAAAGAGGTACAATTGACCTGACGATCAACCTGCAGCAATATCAATCCCAAAATCCTTTGTTGCTGAATATGGAGCTTGCCAGGCAATATTACCAGAGCCTGCAGCAGCTGGCTGCAGCTTTGCAGTTACCGGTCGAGTGGCAACAGCATATACTGTCGATTCTGATTAAACTTCCAGATGTCATTACGCCTGCTATTGACATACTTCCTGAAAAGGACTGGCTTCAGGTAAAAAACGCTTTGATGGAAGCTATTCAGGCGCTCAATGATCACCGCCAGCAGGAAGGGTTGGCCATGGAACAAGCGTTGCGGGGTTATGTACAACGCATTCTGCAATACCTACAGGAAATCAGAAAGCAGGATCCGATTCGCAGGGAAAAACTCAGGCAACGCCTCGAGGAATCCCTGCAGGAATATTTTTCACGCGAACAAATTGATCAGAACAGGCTGGAGCAGGAATTGATCTATTACATTGAGAAAATGGATATCACAGAAGAACAAATTCGGCTGGAAAATCATTGCCGGTATTTTGAACAGATACTGGATGAACCGGATGTGGTGAAAGGTCGCAAACTGAGTTTTTTGTTGCAGGAAATAGGGCGTGAAATCAATACCACCGGTTCCAAAGCCAGTGATGCGCAAATCCAGCAATGGGTTGTACTGATGAAGGATGAACTAGAAAAAGCCAAGGAACAGGTGCTGAATGTCCTTTAA
- a CDS encoding LysE family translocator: protein MGGIPAQPAYPILIDHVQNRDFLNFPAYCVRLMLLAFITGLAIGAFLSISMGPVVFALIKQSVNNGLKSGILFALGVSFSDTSFVLLGNLASQYILMLESFKRQIGIGGGILLLLMGIHAIFFRKPSLGSGDEEMPPLGKKDYLKSWLAGLLMNTLNPAVVLFWIPTIAGLTVKFPDPDERVVLYVTCLGFVLTTDLIKATLADKIRHKLTLRKVILLNRISGTIICCFGLFLIYKVIFEVGNMAAH from the coding sequence ATGGGAGGAATACCTGCGCAGCCAGCGTATCCCATCCTGATTGATCACGTTCAAAACAGAGATTTTCTTAATTTCCCAGCCTATTGTGTACGGCTTATGCTGCTGGCTTTTATTACAGGACTGGCTATTGGTGCTTTTCTTTCCATTTCCATGGGGCCGGTAGTTTTCGCCCTGATCAAACAAAGCGTGAACAACGGTTTAAAATCGGGGATATTGTTTGCCTTGGGCGTATCGTTCAGCGATACCAGTTTTGTGTTGCTGGGCAACCTGGCCAGCCAATACATCCTGATGCTGGAAAGCTTCAAACGCCAGATAGGCATCGGAGGGGGTATTTTGCTGCTGCTGATGGGCATTCACGCCATTTTTTTCCGCAAGCCCAGCCTTGGCTCCGGCGATGAAGAGATGCCCCCTTTGGGAAAAAAGGATTACCTGAAAAGCTGGCTTGCCGGCTTGCTGATGAATACCCTCAATCCGGCCGTGGTGCTGTTCTGGATTCCCACTATCGCCGGGTTAACCGTGAAATTCCCCGACCCGGACGAACGGGTGGTGCTGTATGTCACCTGTCTGGGGTTTGTGCTGACTACCGATCTGATCAAAGCCACCCTGGCTGATAAAATCCGGCATAAGCTCACGCTCCGGAAGGTCATTCTGCTAAACCGCATCTCTGGCACCATTATCTGCTGCTTTGGCCTGTTTTTAATCTACAAGGTGATTTTTGAAGTGGGCAACATGGCGGCTCACTGA
- a CDS encoding LacI family DNA-binding transcriptional regulator, giving the protein MKYAAPTIKDIARALNLSTSTVSRALRDSYEINPATKKLVLEYAAKLNYHPNPIALSLRERRSLSLGVVVCEVANSFFSQVINGVESIAYEKGYQVIISQSRESSVKEWRGLQYLASRSVDGLLMSLSTETTDLSMIRQLHAQGLPIVFFDRVAEDIPTHKVTVDGFQASYKAVSHLIENGYRRIAILANAAFLSITKERLAGYQKALAEHGLPLRESYIRYCDHGGMYYDEVESALRSLLAETPRPDAIFAASDKLTTNSLRVLRLLQIKIPDQMALAGFSNSELTELLDPPLTVIKQPAFEMGRIATELLLQLIESKRPVKEFETRKLQAEVLVRASTLPRKKRVMQNTSSR; this is encoded by the coding sequence ATGAAGTATGCTGCCCCTACTATAAAAGACATAGCCCGTGCATTGAATTTATCCACGTCCACGGTATCCCGTGCATTGCGGGACAGCTATGAAATCAATCCGGCAACCAAAAAACTGGTGCTGGAATATGCAGCCAAGCTGAATTATCATCCCAACCCCATTGCGCTGAGCCTACGTGAACGCAGGAGTTTATCGCTGGGAGTGGTGGTATGTGAAGTGGCCAACAGCTTCTTTTCGCAAGTTATCAACGGCGTGGAATCCATTGCCTATGAAAAAGGCTATCAGGTGATTATTTCCCAGAGCCGGGAGTCCAGCGTCAAAGAATGGCGGGGGTTGCAATACCTGGCTTCCCGCTCGGTAGACGGTTTGCTGATGTCGCTTTCCACAGAAACCACCGATCTGAGCATGATCCGGCAGCTGCATGCCCAGGGCCTGCCCATCGTGTTTTTCGACCGCGTAGCCGAGGATATTCCCACGCATAAGGTGACGGTGGATGGTTTTCAGGCATCTTACAAGGCTGTCAGTCATTTGATAGAAAATGGATACCGGCGTATCGCCATTTTAGCCAATGCTGCTTTCCTGTCTATCACTAAGGAAAGACTGGCCGGGTATCAGAAAGCTCTGGCCGAGCATGGTTTGCCTCTCCGGGAATCCTATATCCGGTATTGTGATCATGGGGGTATGTATTATGATGAGGTGGAATCGGCGCTGCGCAGCCTGCTTGCAGAAACTCCCCGGCCTGATGCCATTTTTGCTGCTTCAGACAAGCTTACCACCAATTCGTTGCGGGTACTCCGGCTGTTGCAGATCAAAATTCCCGATCAGATGGCGCTGGCCGGCTTTTCCAATTCCGAGCTCACCGAATTGCTGGACCCACCGCTAACCGTCATCAAACAACCGGCTTTTGAAATGGGGCGTATTGCCACTGAATTGCTCCTGCAACTCATTGAGAGCAAGCGGCCGGTCAAGGAATTCGAAACCCGGAAACTACAAGCCGAAGTGTTGGTGCGCGCCTCTACCCTGCCCCGAAAAAAACGGGTCATGCAAAATACTTCCAGCCGGTAA
- a CDS encoding response regulator transcription factor: MSNIHRNYKASILLVEDEENLQESLKLNLELEGYEVTAVDNGLAALKAIKNEYFDLIILDIMLPEMDGIAVAENIRLQNNDVPILFLSARNTSADRVLGLRKGGDDYMTKPFNLEELLLRVEKLIIKNKKLHDRSSVPDVYEFGPNKIDFAAQECIGKDGKKYELSKKETMLLKLLIENKGEVVPREKILQVVWGYNVYPTTRTIDNFILNFRKYFEEDSRHPKYFHSVRGVGYKFTDGKES, encoded by the coding sequence ATGTCAAACATCCATCGCAATTACAAGGCTTCCATTCTGCTGGTGGAAGATGAAGAAAATCTTCAGGAATCACTGAAGCTGAACCTGGAGCTGGAAGGATATGAGGTAACCGCTGTGGACAATGGACTGGCAGCCCTGAAAGCCATTAAAAATGAATATTTTGATTTGATTATCCTCGATATTATGCTGCCCGAAATGGACGGTATTGCCGTGGCAGAAAACATTCGCCTGCAAAACAATGATGTACCCATCCTGTTTCTGAGTGCCCGCAATACCAGTGCCGACCGGGTGCTGGGCCTGCGCAAAGGAGGGGATGATTATATGACCAAGCCCTTTAACCTGGAAGAATTGCTGTTGCGTGTAGAAAAACTCATCATCAAAAACAAAAAACTGCACGACCGCTCCAGTGTACCGGATGTATATGAATTTGGTCCGAATAAAATCGATTTTGCCGCACAAGAATGCATTGGCAAGGATGGAAAGAAATATGAACTAAGCAAGAAAGAAACCATGCTGCTGAAACTGTTGATTGAAAACAAAGGTGAAGTGGTGCCCAGGGAAAAAATCCTGCAGGTGGTATGGGGTTATAACGTATATCCTACTACGCGAACTATCGATAATTTTATTCTGAACTTCCGGAAATATTTTGAAGAAGACAGTCGCCATCCCAAATATTTCCATTCGGTGCGGGGCGTGGGATATAAATTTACTGATGGGAAGGAAAGCTAA
- a CDS encoding DUF302 domain-containing protein, whose protein sequence is MSYYFSKTLSGVSFDDAIQRVTQALQAEGFGILTEIDVQATLKKKLDVDFRKYRILGACNPPFAYQALQAEDKIGTMLPCNVIVQEQASGGVEVAAIDPVASMMAVDNPKLREVADLVRQKLQKVIAHL, encoded by the coding sequence ATGTCGTATTATTTTTCAAAAACATTATCCGGTGTTTCATTTGATGATGCCATTCAACGGGTTACGCAAGCCTTGCAGGCTGAAGGTTTTGGCATATTGACCGAAATTGACGTACAGGCTACTTTAAAGAAGAAGCTGGATGTGGATTTCAGAAAATACCGCATCTTGGGAGCCTGCAATCCGCCCTTTGCCTATCAGGCCTTGCAGGCAGAAGATAAAATCGGCACCATGCTGCCCTGCAACGTAATTGTGCAGGAACAGGCGTCAGGTGGAGTAGAAGTTGCAGCCATCGACCCGGTAGCTTCCATGATGGCAGTTGACAACCCTAAGCTTCGGGAAGTGGCTGATCTTGTCAGGCAAAAGCTGCAGAAAGTGATCGCACATTTGTGA
- a CDS encoding heavy-metal-associated domain-containing protein has translation MQVKMFEVKGMHCEGCVQNVRKALQAVPGVIDVQLSLTPAQAIISMEDDLSFSRLQEAVSQSGHYTLLEIKEQTEAKSVEKPSFFKKWFSHKKSCCQ, from the coding sequence ATGCAGGTGAAAATGTTTGAAGTAAAAGGGATGCATTGCGAAGGTTGTGTGCAAAATGTGCGGAAAGCATTGCAGGCAGTGCCGGGTGTGATTGATGTGCAGTTGAGTTTAACTCCTGCACAGGCTATCATCAGTATGGAAGATGATCTTTCGTTTTCCCGGCTGCAGGAAGCTGTAAGCCAATCGGGGCATTATACCCTATTGGAAATCAAAGAACAAACCGAAGCAAAATCTGTTGAAAAGCCTTCTTTTTTCAAAAAATGGTTTTCGCATAAGAAATCATGTTGCCAGTAG
- a CDS encoding gliding motility lipoprotein GldH, producing MKPNLPSLLLLMLALCCGCQFSTQLNVFEQQTAIPHQSWDAKFRPVFTVHITDTTALYDIYVTLRHTNDYRYSNLWLLITTTYPDGKSIRQRVELPLADATGRWFGSGMEDIFFHRILIQHHAYFNQLGTYRFTFEQDMRDNPLPNVMNIGLRIEKIGRRQPMAAEAEKQVSQPTTQP from the coding sequence ATGAAACCAAACCTGCCTTCCCTTTTGTTGCTTATGCTGGCATTATGCTGTGGATGTCAGTTTTCAACGCAGCTGAATGTATTTGAACAGCAAACTGCCATTCCCCATCAAAGCTGGGATGCAAAGTTTCGTCCTGTATTTACCGTACACATTACCGATACAACAGCGTTATACGATATCTATGTAACCTTGCGCCATACCAACGATTACCGTTACAGCAATTTATGGTTGCTGATAACCACTACCTATCCGGATGGAAAATCAATTCGTCAACGTGTGGAACTGCCGTTGGCCGATGCTACGGGGAGATGGTTTGGCAGCGGTATGGAAGATATTTTTTTTCATCGCATCCTGATTCAGCACCATGCATATTTCAACCAGCTGGGCACTTATCGTTTCACATTTGAACAGGATATGCGCGATAATCCTTTGCCCAATGTGATGAATATCGGGCTGCGGATTGAAAAGATTGGGCGCAGGCAACCGATGGCTGCCGAAGCCGAAAAGCAGGTAAGTCAACCAACCACCCAACCGTGA
- the mutL gene encoding DNA mismatch repair endonuclease MutL produces the protein MGDKIQLLPEHLANQIAAGEVIQRPASVVKELLENAVDAGADDIQLIVEEAGKRLIQVVDNGCGMSETDARMSFERHATSKIRDIDDLYRIRTMGFRGEALASIAAVAEVEMRTRPADQQLGTCIEIANGRILRQEPCACQPGTQVKVKNLFFSVPARRHFLKSDAVELRHIWEEFNRVALAFPEVGFSFIYEGELQLRLEKSPLKQRVLQLLGKSYADKLIAVQEKTPDLYIHGFVGKPDTARKSRGDQYFFVNQRFIRSNYLHHAISSALSPMIPADSHPIYVLFLDVDPAEIDVNVHPTKQEIKFGDEKMIYAFVQAAVRHALAVASVTPALDFELPADIQQSPALNQPFTPDQQTRISQSPLYLSFTRPHQAHVITPHPKNIQEKPITPAPDTPPTKPEIQSLGQSHNWQSLYESLQSSVSSLPQQAELALPANAPEDQVFPVQLHLKWILQPVKSGFILLHQHAAHERILYERYQQAFLQLPIAIQSCLFPQVLELAPADRALLEQIRDDLHVLGYQLERAGNTNNVVIQGIPADLPPGFEKQTLTQLLAQCRNEVGDIRLELREKMIRSLARQHAVPAGRSLTRREMQQLIDQLFACKDPEFAPSGKRTYIWIREAHLEKWLTDLPFSDPTAIGYFQQPCS, from the coding sequence ATGGGCGATAAAATTCAGCTTTTACCCGAACATCTGGCCAATCAGATTGCTGCAGGTGAAGTAATTCAACGGCCGGCTTCCGTCGTGAAGGAATTGCTGGAAAATGCCGTAGATGCCGGTGCCGACGATATCCAGCTAATTGTGGAAGAAGCCGGAAAACGCCTGATTCAGGTGGTGGATAATGGCTGCGGGATGAGTGAAACCGACGCCAGGATGAGTTTTGAACGGCATGCCACTTCCAAGATCCGGGATATTGATGATTTGTACCGCATTCGCACCATGGGTTTCCGGGGAGAAGCCCTGGCCTCCATTGCCGCCGTGGCTGAGGTGGAAATGCGAACCCGCCCGGCTGACCAGCAGCTGGGTACCTGCATTGAGATTGCCAATGGCCGGATCCTGCGCCAGGAACCCTGTGCTTGCCAGCCAGGCACACAGGTGAAAGTGAAAAATCTGTTTTTCTCCGTGCCTGCCCGCCGGCATTTCCTGAAAAGCGATGCGGTAGAGCTGCGCCATATCTGGGAAGAATTTAACCGGGTAGCACTGGCTTTCCCTGAAGTGGGGTTTAGCTTTATTTATGAAGGGGAACTGCAGCTGAGGCTGGAAAAAAGCCCGCTGAAACAGCGTGTGCTGCAGCTGCTGGGTAAATCCTATGCCGATAAGCTTATTGCCGTACAGGAAAAAACACCTGATTTATACATCCATGGCTTCGTGGGCAAGCCCGACACAGCCAGAAAAAGCCGGGGCGATCAGTATTTCTTCGTAAATCAGCGATTCATCCGCAGCAACTACTTGCACCATGCAATATCATCGGCTCTTTCACCCATGATACCAGCCGACAGCCATCCGATATATGTGCTTTTTCTGGATGTTGATCCCGCTGAAATCGATGTGAATGTGCATCCCACCAAACAGGAAATCAAGTTCGGAGATGAAAAGATGATTTATGCATTTGTGCAGGCTGCTGTTAGACACGCCCTGGCAGTGGCCAGCGTGACACCTGCGCTCGACTTTGAACTACCTGCCGATATCCAGCAATCACCGGCATTGAATCAGCCTTTTACACCGGATCAGCAAACCCGTATCAGTCAGTCACCTTTGTATCTGTCTTTTACCAGGCCCCATCAGGCGCACGTCATTACACCACATCCCAAGAATATCCAGGAAAAACCTATTACCCCTGCACCCGATACACCTCCTACCAAACCAGAAATCCAATCTCTTGGACAATCGCACAACTGGCAATCGCTCTACGAAAGCCTTCAATCTTCGGTTTCTTCTCTGCCTCAGCAGGCTGAACTGGCGCTGCCTGCCAACGCTCCGGAGGATCAGGTTTTTCCGGTGCAACTTCACCTGAAATGGATTCTGCAACCGGTGAAATCAGGCTTTATCCTGTTGCATCAGCATGCTGCCCATGAAAGAATATTGTATGAAAGATACCAACAGGCTTTTCTGCAACTACCGATAGCTATTCAGTCGTGCCTGTTTCCACAGGTACTTGAGCTTGCACCGGCCGACCGGGCATTGCTGGAACAGATACGGGACGACCTGCATGTGTTGGGATACCAGCTTGAACGGGCAGGCAATACCAACAATGTTGTTATTCAAGGCATTCCGGCCGATCTGCCACCGGGTTTTGAAAAGCAAACCCTTACTCAGTTGCTCGCCCAATGCCGGAATGAGGTGGGTGACATCCGACTGGAACTCCGGGAAAAAATGATCCGTTCCCTTGCTCGCCAGCATGCCGTACCGGCAGGCCGATCGCTCACCCGTCGGGAAATGCAGCAGCTGATTGATCAGCTTTTCGCCTGCAAAGACCCTGAATTTGCACCTTCGGGGAAAAGGACCTATATCTGGATCCGGGAAGCCCATCTGGAAAAATGGCTGACCGATCTTCCTTTTTCCGACCCAACAGCAATAGGATATTTTCAGCAACCGTGCTCCTAA
- a CDS encoding glycoside hydrolase family 3 N-terminal domain-containing protein: MKKHSSILPARRWADSVMRHMDTTRKIAQLLMIRVYNPPTPEQAARVEHEIQDLGVGGIVFFQGDPVQQALLTNQYQAMSAIPLWVGIDGEWGLAMRLLGVQPFPKQMQLGALPDASLIYQMGRIVGAQCKRMGIQINFAPDADINNNPRNPVINDRSFGENKFIVARYAQVYMQGMQQEGIIAVAKHFPGHGDTEVDSHQDLPVVGKTLRSLDTLELYPFRQLIRAGVKGIMVGHLHVPAIDSTPHMPASLSRKIVTGLLKQRMGYKGLVFTDALDMKGVTNYFQHGEAALQALLAGNDVLVLPENVEEAIDTIAAALRQRRLSMAYLDDKVRRILETKYQLGLAHWQPVDTAHLPEELNQSVSSVTKLMDDSSFVVLGNDHQFLPLPINGHERIAYVGVGLDGNQLGFADALKQYRPVDVYSFPSGSPWENIAPLARKLKYEYDAVIVGVHGLNRYPANRFGITDAELLLIQQLQQEARTVTVLFGNPYALQYFPEGEAMIVGYEDDSLAYTTAAALLFGRLEPSGRLAVSVSGRYRAGSGLTAWNRNRVVLPYVQPEQVGVDPGILKRIDTIAQEAIAAHATPGCVVLAARDGKIFFHKAYGYLDDGDTLPVQLNTIYDMASCTKVSATTLAAMRLYDEGKLNLDAGLGKYLPWLKGSDKASLTIRDVMLHQAGLVAWIPFYKNTLYDGVHPDTILYSHQRDPVHTVRVAEDLYMNPVYMDSMYVQIRNSKLIPGHRYVYSDNDFILMQKVVEAISGMRLDEYVEKTFYAPLGLTRIGFRPRSFASLNEIAPTENEKLFRLQQLHGDVHDPGAAMFGGISGHAGLFADAYDLAVLMQMLLNGGTLNGQHFLKSSTIRYFTGYRSEISRRGLGWDKPEKDRMKDPEPYPCASASPLTFGHTGFTGTCIWVDPAYKLTFIFLSNRVYPDGGANMKLIQMNIRGRIQQTLYDAMGVKPPANRIEKK, from the coding sequence GTGAAAAAACACAGTTCCATATTGCCTGCCCGCCGATGGGCTGATAGTGTGATGCGGCACATGGATACTACCCGGAAAATTGCCCAGCTGCTCATGATTCGTGTGTACAATCCGCCTACGCCTGAACAGGCAGCCCGGGTCGAACATGAGATTCAGGATTTGGGCGTGGGGGGTATAGTGTTTTTTCAGGGTGATCCGGTGCAGCAGGCTTTGCTTACTAATCAGTATCAGGCCATGAGTGCCATTCCGTTATGGGTAGGTATTGACGGGGAATGGGGATTGGCGATGCGGCTGCTGGGAGTGCAACCCTTCCCCAAACAAATGCAGCTGGGCGCTTTGCCCGATGCTTCCCTGATTTATCAGATGGGCCGCATCGTGGGCGCACAATGCAAACGCATGGGGATTCAAATCAATTTCGCACCTGATGCCGATATCAACAACAATCCCCGGAATCCGGTCATCAACGACCGATCGTTCGGGGAAAACAAATTTATCGTAGCCCGTTATGCGCAGGTTTATATGCAGGGCATGCAGCAGGAAGGGATTATTGCCGTGGCCAAGCATTTTCCGGGACATGGCGACACGGAAGTGGATTCTCATCAGGATCTCCCAGTAGTTGGTAAAACGCTGCGCAGCCTGGATACCCTGGAATTGTATCCTTTCCGGCAGTTGATCCGGGCGGGTGTAAAAGGCATCATGGTGGGGCATCTTCATGTCCCTGCCATCGACAGTACACCCCATATGCCGGCTTCTTTATCCCGTAAAATAGTTACCGGTCTGTTGAAGCAACGGATGGGCTATAAGGGACTGGTATTTACCGATGCGCTTGATATGAAGGGGGTTACCAATTACTTTCAGCATGGAGAGGCGGCCCTGCAGGCTTTGCTTGCCGGGAATGATGTGCTGGTATTGCCTGAGAATGTGGAAGAAGCCATTGACACCATTGCTGCAGCCCTGCGCCAACGTCGACTGAGCATGGCTTACTTGGATGACAAGGTCAGGCGAATTCTGGAGACCAAGTATCAGCTTGGACTGGCGCATTGGCAGCCAGTAGATACCGCGCATTTGCCGGAAGAGCTGAACCAGTCGGTAAGTTCAGTAACCAAGCTGATGGACGACAGCAGTTTTGTGGTGTTGGGCAATGATCATCAGTTTTTGCCCTTACCCATTAACGGTCATGAGCGCATTGCTTATGTGGGTGTAGGCCTGGATGGAAATCAGCTAGGCTTTGCTGATGCCCTGAAGCAATATCGTCCGGTGGATGTCTATTCTTTTCCCTCTGGTTCACCCTGGGAAAATATTGCTCCGCTAGCCAGAAAGTTGAAATATGAGTATGATGCTGTAATAGTGGGCGTTCATGGGCTGAATCGGTATCCGGCGAACCGGTTTGGAATCACGGATGCTGAGCTTTTGCTGATTCAGCAGTTGCAGCAGGAAGCCCGTACTGTGACGGTTTTGTTTGGCAATCCCTATGCCTTGCAGTATTTTCCGGAAGGTGAGGCGATGATAGTGGGGTATGAGGATGATTCACTGGCTTATACTACGGCAGCGGCCCTGTTGTTTGGCCGGCTGGAGCCAAGCGGCCGTCTGGCCGTGAGCGTCAGCGGGCGCTATCGGGCAGGGAGTGGTTTAACGGCCTGGAATCGCAACCGCGTTGTGTTGCCTTATGTCCAACCCGAACAGGTCGGAGTAGATCCGGGTATTCTGAAGCGCATCGATACCATCGCGCAGGAAGCCATTGCTGCCCATGCCACACCGGGTTGTGTGGTGCTGGCTGCCCGGGATGGGAAAATTTTCTTTCACAAAGCTTATGGATACCTGGATGATGGAGACACACTGCCTGTACAGCTGAATACGATTTACGACATGGCTTCCTGTACCAAGGTAAGTGCCACAACCCTGGCAGCCATGCGTTTGTATGATGAAGGAAAACTTAATTTGGATGCGGGTCTCGGAAAATACCTACCCTGGCTGAAAGGCAGCGACAAGGCATCCTTAACCATCCGGGATGTAATGCTGCATCAAGCTGGTTTGGTAGCCTGGATTCCGTTTTACAAAAATACCCTGTATGACGGCGTGCATCCCGATACGATACTTTATAGCCATCAGCGCGACCCGGTGCATACTGTGCGGGTGGCTGAAGATTTGTACATGAATCCGGTTTATATGGACAGTATGTACGTGCAGATCCGCAACAGCAAACTCATTCCGGGTCATCGGTATGTGTACAGCGATAATGATTTCATCCTGATGCAGAAGGTTGTGGAGGCTATTTCTGGGATGCGGCTGGATGAATATGTGGAAAAAACTTTCTATGCCCCGCTGGGGCTTACCCGCATAGGCTTCAGGCCCCGCAGTTTTGCTTCTTTGAATGAAATTGCCCCTACGGAAAACGAAAAACTATTTCGCCTGCAGCAGCTGCATGGCGATGTGCATGATCCGGGTGCAGCCATGTTTGGAGGTATTTCGGGCCATGCCGGTTTGTTTGCCGATGCCTACGATCTGGCTGTACTGATGCAGATGTTGCTCAACGGTGGTACCCTGAACGGACAGCATTTTCTCAAATCATCCACCATTCGGTATTTTACCGGATATCGGAGCGAAATCAGCCGGCGGGGGCTGGGATGGGATAAACCAGAGAAAGACCGGATGAAAGATCCTGAACCTTATCCCTGTGCCAGCGCATCGCCGCTGACCTTTGGCCATACCGGCTTCACCGGCACCTGCATCTGGGTGGATCCGGCATATAAACTCACTTTTATTTTCCTGAGCAACAGGGTGTATCCGGACGGCGGAGCCAATATGAAGCTCATCCAGATGAATATACGCGGCCGTATCCAGCAAACCCTTTATGATGCCATGGGCGTAAAACCACCCGCGAACAGGATTGAGAAAAAATGA